A window of Mucilaginibacter paludis DSM 18603 contains these coding sequences:
- a CDS encoding DapH/DapD/GlmU-related protein, whose product MFYKLILRSLIIFLSLLPLSYVIFSNSTHKIILFPLLLISTPFSIIILTGILLKIHPTIKNEAIEPGTKKFFYWLNKNFIHEFVCSSSFLNNLTNRIDFLRIFYYKLCGIKNPLLVIIAPDVKFLDPYLLVLGKKIFIGYGTIISGHIIQGRKLLVDYVKIGDNVRIGASCFISCGVEIQESTMIGFGVKIGSNCKIGKNVIISSETTIDDNVIIEDNVIIGKFCIVGKNSIIKNKSVVSFNQIIKPRSIIDFRKNK is encoded by the coding sequence ATGTTTTATAAGTTAATTCTTCGCAGCCTGATTATTTTTTTATCTCTTTTGCCACTGAGCTATGTTATATTTTCGAATTCAACCCACAAAATAATACTTTTTCCATTACTGCTTATTTCGACTCCATTTTCGATAATCATTCTTACTGGAATTTTATTAAAAATACATCCAACGATCAAAAACGAAGCAATCGAACCGGGTACAAAGAAGTTCTTTTATTGGTTAAACAAAAACTTCATTCATGAATTTGTTTGCAGTTCTTCATTCCTGAATAATTTGACAAATAGAATTGATTTTTTAAGGATATTTTATTACAAATTATGCGGTATCAAAAACCCCTTACTTGTTATTATTGCTCCTGATGTAAAGTTTTTAGACCCTTATTTGTTGGTCTTAGGTAAGAAAATTTTTATTGGCTACGGCACTATTATAAGTGGACACATAATTCAAGGGCGAAAACTTCTTGTTGATTACGTTAAAATTGGTGATAACGTAAGAATTGGAGCCTCTTGCTTTATCTCTTGCGGAGTAGAAATACAAGAAAGCACGATGATTGGTTTTGGAGTTAAAATTGGAAGCAATTGTAAAATTGGGAAAAATGTTATTATCTCTTCGGAAACAACTATTGATGACAATGTCATAATTGAAGACAATGTAATAATAGGTAAGTTCTGTATTGTTGGTAAAAACTCAATTATAAAAAATAAAAGTGTCGTATCCTTTAACCAAATTATAAAACCAAGATCAATCATTGATTTTAGGAAAAATAAATAA
- a CDS encoding cytochrome P450, whose protein sequence is MKNFDLSSPDFNTIRYEIYKELRAEEPVYWYSNMNSWLITRYDDIMKLLKSDLVTTNHLVNDKLINIQDPDPLIIDITNVLKSWMIYNEAPAHTKFRKFMNHVFVHENIQKVRPLIKDLVRKRMAECDLMNGFDFVNSVANPISAEILRILLGLEEIELDKFFAWSDSIATFMQDFVVSPTPNIQIAQGAANSLLEMKLAFLEAIERRKLSPKLDLLSGLVEGLNNPTSGITEDEVVYQLIHLIFGGHKVPQYLLGNSLHCILTNPDAYNLLINNKEEYIPLLIEEVMRFEAPIQFITRHAKEDIFIHGKKIKKGDSVYLMLGSANRDETVFKNPEIFNLEKRNRRHISFGGGIHACLAAGLVTEEIKEIFSQFFNGVKEIRPLYDLNNPVWSKNSTFHGIEQQYISIN, encoded by the coding sequence ATGAAGAACTTCGATTTATCATCACCTGATTTCAATACTATAAGGTATGAGATATATAAAGAGCTAAGAGCAGAAGAACCAGTATATTGGTATAGTAACATGAATTCCTGGCTAATAACCAGATACGATGATATTATGAAGCTATTAAAGTCTGATTTAGTTACAACTAATCACCTCGTCAATGATAAGTTAATCAATATACAAGATCCAGATCCGCTTATCATAGATATAACTAATGTCTTAAAAAGTTGGATGATATACAATGAAGCCCCTGCGCACACAAAGTTCAGAAAATTCATGAACCATGTTTTTGTACACGAAAATATACAAAAAGTTAGGCCACTCATTAAGGACCTTGTCAGGAAAAGAATGGCAGAGTGCGATTTAATGAATGGATTTGATTTTGTTAATTCTGTTGCAAACCCAATTTCTGCAGAGATTTTAAGAATATTATTAGGATTAGAGGAAATTGAACTCGATAAATTTTTTGCATGGTCAGATTCAATAGCCACATTTATGCAAGATTTTGTCGTTTCACCAACGCCTAACATACAAATTGCTCAAGGCGCCGCAAATAGTCTGCTCGAAATGAAATTAGCCTTTCTTGAGGCGATTGAGCGTCGAAAATTATCACCAAAATTGGATTTACTAAGTGGATTAGTTGAAGGGCTTAATAATCCAACAAGTGGCATCACAGAAGACGAAGTGGTGTATCAATTAATCCATTTAATTTTTGGAGGCCATAAGGTGCCTCAGTATCTACTAGGCAATAGCCTTCATTGTATCTTAACCAATCCAGATGCCTATAATTTACTTATAAATAACAAGGAAGAATATATTCCACTCCTCATTGAAGAAGTAATGAGATTCGAAGCACCTATTCAATTCATTACGCGCCACGCAAAGGAAGACATCTTTATTCATGGAAAAAAGATTAAAAAAGGAGATTCTGTCTACTTAATGTTGGGCTCAGCGAATAGAGATGAAACGGTTTTCAAAAATCCAGAGATATTCAATCTTGAAAAAAGAAACAGACGACATATATCATTTGGCGGAGGAATTCATGCATGTCTTGCGGCAGGACTAGTAACGGAGGAGATAAAAGAAATATTCTCGCAATTTTTTAATGGGGTCAAGGAAATTAGACCGCTTTATGATTTAAATAATCCTGTTTGGAGCAAGAATTCAACATTTCATGGAATCGAACAACAATATATATCAATTAACTAA
- a CDS encoding flavin reductase family protein: protein MRLKTFDASSITPTEMQVFLHHAIAPRPICFASTVNKNGDVNLSPFSFFNVFSVDPPICVFSPSNKGRDNNTKHTLENVLDVPECVINIVNYDMVQQTYLTSKDYPRGVNEFSKAGFTELASETVKPPRVAESTVQLECVVNDVIALGKNGGAGNLVIAELKRVHVNEDILDANGKIDPYKIDLVARLGGDWYCRVTRDNLFKIAKPIDNTGLGIGVDAFPEAIKNSKVLTGNNLGLLGLIKTLPTVEEIEVFRKSDEIKEMLNGSLDSQDRTTSLHLKAKLLLEDGRVIDAWKVLLM, encoded by the coding sequence ATGAGGTTAAAAACTTTTGATGCGTCATCAATAACTCCAACCGAAATGCAAGTTTTTTTGCACCATGCCATTGCACCCCGTCCGATATGTTTTGCGTCCACTGTTAATAAAAACGGAGATGTTAACTTAAGTCCGTTTAGTTTTTTTAATGTATTTAGTGTCGATCCACCAATATGCGTTTTTTCGCCATCAAACAAGGGGCGTGATAACAACACTAAGCACACACTTGAAAACGTCTTGGATGTACCTGAATGTGTGATTAATATCGTGAATTATGATATGGTCCAGCAGACATATCTAACCAGTAAAGACTATCCGAGGGGAGTGAATGAGTTTTCAAAAGCAGGCTTTACTGAATTGGCATCAGAAACGGTAAAGCCGCCCAGAGTTGCTGAATCGACTGTTCAATTGGAGTGTGTAGTTAATGATGTAATAGCGTTAGGGAAAAACGGAGGAGCAGGAAATTTAGTCATTGCAGAATTGAAAAGAGTTCATGTAAATGAAGATATTTTAGACGCAAATGGAAAAATCGACCCTTATAAAATAGATTTAGTGGCTCGTTTGGGGGGTGATTGGTACTGTAGAGTGACCCGCGATAATTTATTTAAAATTGCCAAACCGATAGATAACACTGGTTTAGGAATCGGCGTAGATGCTTTTCCTGAAGCGATTAAAAATTCTAAGGTATTAACCGGGAATAATTTGGGGTTATTGGGACTTATTAAAACGCTACCAACTGTTGAGGAGATAGAAGTTTTTAGAAAAAGCGATGAAATTAAGGAAATGCTTAATGGAAGCCTTGACAGCCAAGATCGCACCACATCCCTGCATTTGAAAGCCAAGCTTTTATTAGAAGACGGCCGCGTAATCGATGCCTGGAAAGTGTTGTTGATGTAG
- a CDS encoding relaxase/mobilization nuclease domain-containing protein encodes MIGKVGTGKSFRGVLHYLFEGRRQESKELQMQELEKKQVEVIAYNQCFGTRLELVREMIEVAKLNPDQSKPVFHFSLSFAHRDAGKLGLQDKIDMVEKLAEKFDFKDHQYVVVAHKDTNHEHMHVVANRIGFDGKTASDSNSYKHMAEFARKVEMEYKLERVLSPNKFLKPEQRVAQSQRVDNRKETLKKHLQTAIKQSTNVQQVKKYIEQRGYEVELGRGIAFTDAQHVRFKGSQLGYALMDIEKKLKQEQLLQRQQEQNTLAQLLRQQQEDLKKQQEREKEQEQVHRYSQGIGR; translated from the coding sequence ATGATCGGGAAAGTTGGCACAGGTAAAAGTTTTCGGGGCGTACTGCATTATCTTTTTGAGGGCAGGCGGCAGGAAAGTAAAGAGCTGCAAATGCAGGAACTGGAAAAGAAGCAGGTGGAAGTGATCGCTTATAATCAATGCTTCGGCACCCGCCTGGAGCTGGTGCGGGAGATGATCGAAGTTGCCAAGTTAAACCCAGATCAATCCAAGCCGGTATTTCACTTTTCCTTAAGCTTCGCCCACCGCGATGCCGGGAAGTTGGGCTTGCAGGATAAGATCGACATGGTGGAAAAACTGGCCGAAAAGTTCGATTTTAAAGATCACCAGTATGTGGTTGTAGCGCACAAGGACACAAACCACGAGCACATGCATGTGGTCGCCAACCGGATTGGCTTTGACGGCAAGACCGCCAGTGACAGCAACAGCTACAAGCATATGGCCGAGTTCGCCCGGAAGGTAGAAATGGAATACAAATTAGAACGGGTGTTAAGCCCGAATAAGTTCTTAAAACCAGAGCAAAGGGTCGCGCAAAGCCAGCGGGTTGATAACCGTAAAGAAACCTTGAAAAAGCACCTGCAAACAGCCATCAAGCAAAGTACCAATGTGCAGCAGGTCAAAAAGTACATAGAGCAGCGGGGCTACGAAGTAGAGTTGGGCCGGGGTATCGCTTTTACCGATGCGCAACACGTCCGCTTTAAAGGCAGCCAGTTGGGCTATGCCCTGATGGATATTGAAAAGAAGCTGAAACAGGAACAGCTTTTACAGCGGCAGCAGGAACAAAACACGCTGGCGCAATTATTAAGACAGCAGCAGGAGGATTTAAAGAAACAGCAAGAGCGGGAAAAGGAACAAGAGCAGGTACATCGGTATAGCCAAGGCATAGGCCGTTAA
- a CDS encoding aminoglycoside 6-adenylyltransferase, producing MKEDIIKNIKVWADGEVDVKSILIIGSSVRELHKSDKYSDLDLIIFTTDPFKYEKSWTWINEIYKPASYHNGFEISKGTFVKRIFFENEVAVDITFLSSKLMSAIYVYAILKEKANYVLTILRKKKIKEIENQILNFTYYLHRGYHFIVDKNSSEQKVNKIINQCGYKTEYSYELKDFEIVLNRFWQNAYRMAYKISRNELFSAKLEIEPEMKLDLLNIISIYAKHVNGDNYETWHKGKFIEKWADPVIVEKLKSIYGEYNVMSSWRSLKSTTDLFIYISDLLYSSNKFNTINKPQSVFSKWIMEIEQTNTAITN from the coding sequence GTGAAAGAAGATATTATTAAAAATATAAAAGTATGGGCTGATGGTGAAGTAGATGTTAAGTCTATATTAATAATAGGTTCATCAGTTAGAGAACTGCACAAAAGTGACAAATATTCAGATTTAGATCTTATAATTTTTACAACCGATCCTTTTAAATACGAGAAATCGTGGACATGGATAAACGAAATCTACAAACCAGCTTCATATCACAACGGATTTGAAATCTCAAAGGGAACTTTTGTAAAGAGGATTTTCTTTGAAAATGAAGTTGCTGTTGATATTACATTTTTAAGTTCAAAATTAATGTCAGCGATATACGTATATGCAATATTAAAAGAAAAAGCAAATTACGTTTTAACAATATTGAGAAAAAAAAAGATAAAAGAGATAGAGAACCAAATTCTAAATTTCACATACTACCTACATAGAGGTTATCATTTTATTGTTGACAAGAACAGTTCAGAGCAAAAAGTTAATAAGATTATAAATCAGTGTGGGTACAAAACAGAATACTCATATGAATTAAAAGATTTCGAGATAGTCTTAAATCGCTTTTGGCAAAATGCTTACAGAATGGCATATAAAATAAGCAGAAATGAATTGTTTTCGGCAAAATTGGAGATTGAGCCTGAAATGAAACTAGACTTACTTAATATCATTTCAATATATGCCAAACACGTGAATGGTGATAATTATGAAACCTGGCATAAAGGTAAATTCATTGAAAAATGGGCAGACCCTGTAATTGTTGAAAAACTGAAATCAATTTACGGTGAATATAATGTTATGAGTTCATGGAGATCATTAAAATCGACTACTGACTTATTTATCTATATCTCAGATCTGCTCTACAGCAGTAATAAATTTAATACCATAAATAAACCACAATCTGTTTTTAGTAAATGGATTATGGAAATCGAACAAACCAATACAGCTATAACCAATTAA
- a CDS encoding carbamoyltransferase C-terminal domain-containing protein — protein MIVSDNIRSLEWSVYSGPPVMDINHTESEYLFNDCTLEELAKILFEYNEPVAFINGSAEMGPRSLGNRSLLSPAVSPDMKKLLNEMKGREDYRPVAPICLEEYAMEVFNPGVPDPYMLYEHMVRIDWKDKVPAICHLDGTARLQTVNSNQNPTIYELLTHYKKLSGIPLLCNTSANFNGKGFFPDINSVMKWGKANYIWNDGRIYFKKNSPYSKNVSKMNGGYVKNTVSQ, from the coding sequence ATGATTGTTAGTGATAATATAAGGTCCTTGGAATGGAGTGTTTATAGTGGCCCTCCTGTTATGGATATTAACCACACAGAATCAGAATATCTATTCAACGACTGTACACTGGAAGAATTAGCTAAGATATTATTTGAATACAATGAACCGGTAGCCTTTATTAATGGATCAGCAGAAATGGGGCCGCGATCTCTCGGAAATAGGAGTCTTCTTTCTCCCGCTGTTAGCCCTGATATGAAGAAATTGCTGAATGAGATGAAAGGGCGTGAAGATTATCGTCCAGTAGCCCCGATATGTCTGGAGGAATATGCAATGGAAGTATTTAATCCTGGTGTGCCAGATCCTTACATGTTATATGAGCATATGGTAAGAATAGATTGGAAAGACAAAGTTCCAGCAATTTGTCACTTGGATGGAACAGCGAGGCTTCAAACCGTAAATAGCAATCAGAATCCCACAATCTATGAATTGCTCACCCATTACAAAAAATTAAGTGGAATTCCATTGTTATGTAATACAAGCGCAAATTTTAACGGTAAGGGATTCTTTCCGGATATAAACAGTGTAATGAAATGGGGTAAGGCCAATTACATTTGGAATGACGGCCGTATTTATTTTAAGAAAAATTCCCCGTATTCGAAAAATGTATCAAAAATGAATGGTGGTTATGTAAAAAATACTGTGAGTCAATGA